The following proteins come from a genomic window of Sphaerisporangium rubeum:
- a CDS encoding patatin-like phospholipase family protein yields the protein MTKRALVLGGGGVAGIAWETGVLAGLAAGGVDCLAADKILGTSAGATVAAQITSGLPMEELFRRQADPVLQNTELRSGVSVGSLVVLFEGMYRRESDLATMRKEAGTLALAAETVAEPVRHGVIASRLPRHEWPANAEIELVAVDTATGEHQVFHRGSGVGLVDAVAASCAVPGVWPPVTIGATRYMDGGVRSGVNADLVAGYERVLILAPMDDVQLAGQIDLLEESGRVELVIPDEESAAAMGADPLDPAVRTPSAEAGYRQGLALAGRLSVFWS from the coding sequence ATGACGAAGCGAGCTTTGGTGCTCGGGGGCGGCGGTGTCGCCGGAATCGCCTGGGAGACCGGAGTGCTGGCCGGCCTGGCCGCGGGTGGGGTCGACTGCCTGGCCGCCGACAAGATCCTCGGCACGTCCGCCGGGGCCACGGTGGCCGCGCAGATCACCAGCGGGCTGCCGATGGAGGAGCTGTTCCGCCGTCAGGCCGATCCCGTGCTGCAGAACACCGAGCTGCGCAGCGGCGTCTCGGTGGGGAGCCTGGTGGTGCTGTTCGAAGGCATGTACCGGCGGGAGTCCGACCTCGCCACCATGCGCAAGGAGGCCGGCACGCTGGCGCTCGCCGCCGAGACGGTGGCGGAGCCGGTACGGCACGGCGTCATCGCCTCGCGGCTGCCGCGCCACGAGTGGCCGGCGAACGCCGAGATCGAGCTGGTGGCGGTGGACACCGCGACCGGCGAGCATCAGGTGTTCCACCGCGGCTCCGGCGTGGGGCTGGTCGACGCGGTGGCGGCGAGCTGCGCCGTGCCGGGGGTGTGGCCGCCGGTGACGATCGGCGCGACCCGGTACATGGACGGCGGCGTGCGGTCCGGGGTCAACGCCGACCTCGTGGCCGGGTACGAGCGGGTGCTGATCCTCGCGCCGATGGACGACGTGCAGCTCGCCGGCCAGATCGACCTGCTGGAGGAGAGCGGCCGGGTCGAGCTTGTCATCCCGGACGAGGAGTCGGCGGCGGCGATGGGCGCCGACCCCTTGGACCCGGCCGTGCGCACACCGTCCGCCGAGGCCGGGTACCGGCAGGGCCTGGCACTCGCCGGACGGCTGTCGGTCTTCTGGAGCTGA
- the galK gene encoding galactokinase — MRVADAFEAAYGRPADVVWHAPGRVNLIGEHTDYNDGFVLPYALPWGVTAALSRRDDDTVRLLSLQNPGDPVVIAGDDDSTGWTRYVYGVVWAMRQAGHPVRGADVAVDGDVPRGAGLSSSAALEVSVASALNELYGLGLAPLDLALLSQKAENDFVGMPCGIMDQAASALGREGHALFLDCRSLGTRPVPLDLAAAGLELLIIDTGVHHELADGQYARRRRDCENAARHLGVKSLRDVTDLASALSTLTGDERARTQHVVTENHRVEAVVGLLRAGVPEEIGALLNASHLSLRDQYEVSCAELDVAVEAAVRGGARGARMTGGGFGGSAIALVPAGRLDAVRAEITTAYAANSWAEPRFLQAPPSAGARRVA; from the coding sequence ATGCGGGTCGCCGATGCTTTCGAGGCCGCGTACGGCCGTCCCGCCGACGTCGTCTGGCACGCACCCGGCCGGGTCAACCTGATCGGGGAGCACACCGACTACAACGACGGTTTCGTCCTGCCGTACGCACTTCCCTGGGGGGTGACCGCGGCGCTGTCACGACGCGATGACGACACCGTACGACTGCTGTCGCTGCAGAACCCCGGCGACCCCGTCGTCATCGCCGGCGACGACGATTCCACCGGCTGGACCCGGTATGTCTACGGCGTGGTCTGGGCCATGCGCCAGGCCGGTCACCCCGTGCGCGGCGCCGACGTCGCCGTCGACGGCGACGTGCCGCGGGGTGCGGGGCTGTCGTCGAGCGCCGCGCTGGAGGTGTCGGTCGCCTCCGCGCTCAACGAGCTGTACGGCCTCGGCCTCGCACCGCTCGACCTGGCGCTCCTGTCCCAGAAGGCCGAGAACGACTTCGTCGGCATGCCGTGCGGCATCATGGACCAGGCCGCGTCCGCGCTCGGCCGCGAAGGCCACGCGCTGTTCCTCGACTGCCGCAGCCTCGGCACGCGTCCCGTCCCGCTGGACCTCGCCGCCGCCGGCCTGGAACTTCTCATCATCGACACCGGGGTGCACCACGAACTGGCCGACGGCCAGTACGCGCGCCGCCGCCGCGACTGCGAGAACGCCGCACGACACCTCGGCGTGAAATCGCTGCGCGACGTGACCGACCTCGCGTCGGCCCTGTCCACGCTCACCGGCGACGAGCGCGCACGCACCCAGCACGTCGTCACCGAGAACCACCGGGTGGAGGCGGTCGTCGGCCTCCTGCGCGCCGGCGTCCCGGAGGAGATCGGCGCGCTGCTGAACGCCTCCCACCTGTCCCTGCGCGACCAGTACGAGGTGTCCTGCGCCGAGCTGGACGTCGCGGTCGAGGCCGCCGTGCGCGGCGGCGCGCGAGGCGCGCGCATGACCGGCGGCGGCTTCGGCGGCTCGGCCATCGCGCTCGTCCCGGCGGGCCGTCTCGACGCGGTGCGCGCCGAGATCACCACCGCGTACGCCGCGAACTCCTGGGCCGAGCCGCGTTTCCTCCAGGCCCCGCCGTCCGCCGGGGCCCGCCGCGTGGCCTAG
- a CDS encoding enoyl-CoA hydratase yields the protein MPELVLSSLEDAVLTLTFNRPDRMNAWTAPMGRRYFDLLEEAERDPAVRVIVVTGAGRAFCAGADFQTLDAIQDGTYDEEHDKRPATHPTTIRKPIIAAVNGACAGLGMVHALACDLVFTADEAKWTTAFARRGLIAEYGLAWLLPRLIGQAKAMDLLLSGRTLLGAEAATLGLATRAVPAARLMEETLAYARDLAVHSSPASMAVIKRQVWTDLDKTLDTASTDAVHLMLEAFTRPDFAEGVASFVERRPPAFPPLSL from the coding sequence ATGCCCGAGCTGGTCCTGTCGTCCCTGGAGGACGCCGTCCTCACTCTCACGTTCAACCGTCCCGACCGCATGAACGCCTGGACCGCCCCCATGGGCCGCCGCTACTTCGACCTGCTGGAGGAAGCCGAACGCGACCCCGCCGTCCGCGTCATCGTCGTCACCGGCGCCGGCCGCGCCTTCTGCGCCGGCGCCGACTTCCAGACCCTCGACGCCATCCAGGACGGCACCTACGACGAGGAACACGACAAACGGCCCGCCACCCACCCCACGACCATCCGCAAGCCGATCATCGCCGCCGTCAACGGCGCCTGCGCCGGCCTCGGCATGGTCCACGCACTGGCCTGCGACCTGGTCTTCACCGCCGATGAGGCCAAGTGGACCACCGCCTTCGCGAGGCGAGGCCTGATAGCCGAGTACGGCTTGGCCTGGCTCCTGCCGAGACTCATCGGCCAGGCCAAAGCCATGGACCTCCTCCTGTCCGGCCGCACCCTCCTCGGCGCGGAGGCCGCGACCCTGGGCCTCGCCACCCGCGCCGTCCCCGCCGCGCGCCTCATGGAGGAAACCCTGGCCTACGCACGAGACCTGGCCGTCCACAGCTCTCCGGCCTCCATGGCCGTCATCAAGCGCCAGGTCTGGACCGACCTGGACAAGACCCTGGACACGGCGAGTACCGACGCCGTCCACCTGATGCTGGAGGCCTTCACCCGCCCCGACTTCGCCGAAGGCGTGGCGAGCTTCGTCGAACGCCGGCCCCCGGCCTTCCCGCCGCTCTCGCTCTAG
- a CDS encoding nitric oxide synthase oxygenase, with product MDPGEAERFLRMYHAEDPDAGPLGPRLREVLRHIARYGTYTHTAAELAYGARVAWRNSSRCIGRLYWRSLRVRDRRFVDDAHGVAAGCVTHLREATGRGRIRPTITVFAQDRPGRPGPRIRNEQLIRYAGYLRPGATVTGDAHEHIGHLGPGGVIGDARNVEITELALRLGWAGAEGTDFDVLPLVIEAGGRPPLLATLPPDAVLEVPLVHPVHDWFAGLGLRWHAVPAISGMCLEIGGVCYPCAPFNGWYMGTEIGARNLADRDRYDRLGAVAAGLGLDTSSDRTLWKDQALVELNVAVLHSFAAAGVTITDHHTESRRFLTHLEREERSGRLCPADWSWIVPPLSGSTTPVFHRYYEDVPLSPAFVHHPPDK from the coding sequence GTGGATCCCGGTGAGGCGGAACGGTTCCTGCGGATGTACCACGCGGAGGACCCCGACGCGGGGCCGCTCGGGCCGCGGCTGCGGGAGGTGCTGCGGCACATCGCGCGGTACGGCACCTACACCCATACCGCGGCGGAGCTGGCATACGGGGCCAGGGTCGCGTGGCGCAACAGCAGCCGGTGCATCGGACGGCTGTACTGGCGCTCGCTGCGGGTCCGCGACCGCCGCTTCGTGGACGACGCGCACGGGGTGGCCGCCGGATGCGTCACCCACCTGCGTGAGGCCACCGGCCGCGGCCGGATACGGCCCACCATCACGGTGTTCGCACAGGACCGTCCCGGCCGACCCGGCCCACGCATCCGCAACGAGCAACTCATCCGGTATGCCGGCTACCTCCGTCCCGGCGCCACCGTCACCGGTGACGCGCACGAACACATCGGCCACCTGGGGCCCGGCGGCGTCATCGGTGACGCGCGCAACGTCGAGATCACCGAGCTGGCCCTGCGCCTCGGCTGGGCCGGGGCCGAAGGCACCGACTTCGACGTGCTTCCCCTGGTGATCGAGGCCGGTGGCCGGCCACCTCTGCTCGCCACGCTTCCGCCTGACGCGGTGCTGGAGGTCCCGCTCGTCCACCCGGTCCACGACTGGTTCGCCGGTCTCGGTCTGCGCTGGCACGCCGTCCCCGCGATCTCCGGCATGTGCCTGGAGATCGGCGGTGTCTGCTATCCCTGCGCACCGTTCAACGGCTGGTACATGGGGACCGAGATCGGTGCGCGCAACCTGGCCGACCGCGACCGCTACGACCGTCTCGGCGCGGTCGCCGCGGGACTCGGCCTGGACACCTCCAGCGACCGCACCTTGTGGAAGGACCAGGCGCTGGTGGAGCTGAACGTCGCGGTGCTCCACTCGTTCGCCGCGGCCGGCGTCACCATCACCGACCACCACACCGAGTCCCGTCGTTTCCTGACCCACCTGGAACGGGAGGAACGGTCCGGCCGCCTCTGCCCCGCCGACTGGTCGTGGATCGTTCCTCCGCTGTCGGGCTCGACGACGCCGGTCTTCCACCGGTACTACGAGGACGTCCCGCTGTCCCCGGCGTTCGTCCACCATCCCCCGGACAAGTGA
- a CDS encoding YtxH domain-containing protein, protein MRYKMTFTVGLAIGYVLGSRAGRERYEQIKRLAQRVSDNPMVQQAAGLAGAQATKAAEATRHKLGDVLGDRVPFLHRNGWSAATEDTGTGWPEREMNRVT, encoded by the coding sequence ATGCGATACAAGATGACGTTCACCGTGGGGCTGGCCATCGGCTATGTCCTCGGCAGCCGGGCGGGACGGGAACGGTACGAGCAGATCAAGCGGCTCGCGCAGCGGGTGTCCGACAACCCCATGGTGCAGCAGGCGGCCGGCCTCGCCGGCGCGCAGGCCACCAAGGCGGCGGAGGCCACGCGGCACAAGCTGGGTGATGTACTCGGTGACCGGGTGCCCTTCCTCCACCGCAACGGCTGGAGCGCCGCAACTGAGGACACCGGCACGGGATGGCCTGAGCGGGAGATGAACCGCGTCACCTGA